The following are encoded together in the Pectinophora gossypiella chromosome 14, ilPecGoss1.1, whole genome shotgun sequence genome:
- the LOC126372786 gene encoding dimethyladenosine transferase 1, mitochondrial → MAAVKVLPLRLPPLPSIKDVIRLYKLRALRELSQNFLMEPRLIDKIVRAAGDIQNHVVCEVGPGPGGITRSIIHRAPRKVVLIEKDPRFVPSLELLADACKGKVDVDIITGDVLKTDLAHFIPSDVKTDWHDPPPPVNLIGNLPFSVSTILIIRWLEMMSRREGPWSFGRTRMTLTFQKEVAERMAAQLMDKQRCRLSVMCQSWCTVNYKFDIPGSAFVPKPNVDVGVVTLTPLKYPLVKQPFKMVEKVIRQIFNMRQKYSIRGAQTLFPEEVREEMALRMYKMADIDPITRPFQIANTEFARICDAYSEIIKKYPEFEHYDYRAPKNKNPDPQPEEADMETDFVVNKM, encoded by the coding sequence ATGGCTGCAGTCAAAGTTTTGCCTCTGCGGCTGCCTCCTTTACCTAGCATCAAAGATGTCATTAGATTGTATAAACTGCGTGCGCTTAGGGAACTTTCTCAAAATTTTCTCATGGAACCGAGGTTGATAGATAAAATAGTACGCGCAGCGGGTGATATTCAGAACCATGTTGTTTGCGAAGTGGGCCCCGGTCCAGGTGGTATCACGCGGTCGATAATCCATCGAGCGCCGCGAAAAGTCGTTCTAATCGAGAAAGATCCTCGATTTGTTCCTTCTTTAGAACTGTTAGCTGATGCATGTAAAGGCAAAGTGGATGTAGACATTATCACTGGAGATGTTTTGAAAACTGATCTTGCACATTTCATACCATCGGATGTAAAAACTGATTGGCATGATCCTCCTCCACCAGTGAATTTAATTGGAAATTTACCATTTAGTGTGTCTACCATATTGATTATTAGATGGCTGGAAATGATGTCTAGACGAGAAGGACCATGGTCTTTTGGTCGTACTAGAATGACACTTACATTTCAAAAGGAAGTTGCTGAACGGATGGCTGCTCAGCTCATGGACAAACAACGGTGTAGACTATCCGTTATGTGTCAGTCTTGGTGTACAGTGAACTACAAATTTGATATTCCAGGTTCAGCATTTGTACCAAAACCAAATGTTGATGTTGGAGTAGTAACACTAACTCCTTTGAAATATCCATTGGTCAAGCAGCCTTTCAAGATGGTAGAAAAAGTAATACGGCAAATATTTAACATGCGGCAGAAGTACTCGATCAGGGGGGCTCAGACGTTATTCCCTGAAGAAGTGCGTGAAGAGATGGCCCTGAGAATGTACAAAATGGCTGATATTGATCCTATAACACGTCCATTTCAAATTGCGAATACTGAATTTGCTAGGATTTGCGATGCATACAGTGAGATTATCAAGAAATATCCAGAATTTGAGCACTATGATTACAGAGCacctaaaaacaaaaatcctgaCCCACAGCCTGAAGAGGCAGATATGGAAACTGATTttgttgtaaataaaatgtag
- the LOC126372829 gene encoding cytochrome c oxidase assembly factor 3, mitochondrial → MDEAFKPKISSTAQDPVLKKAELDYMKIIELKNRERVEKLRVQAIRNRKIGLAIGAGVFSIYLYSIFAVKQETFLDDFNEPVKEQQ, encoded by the coding sequence ATGGACGAAGCTTTCAAGCCGAAGATAAGCAGCACAGCTCAAGATCCAGTGCTGAAGAAGGCGGAGCTCGATTATATGAAAATAATCGAACTTAAAAACCGGGAGCGTGTTGAGAAACTTAGAGTACAGGCTATAAGAAATCGAAAGATTGGTCTCGCAATCGGTGCTGGAGTTTTCAGTATTTATCTGTATTCCATCTTCGCTGTGAAGCAGGAAACGTTCCTTGACGACTTCAACGAGCCCGTTAAAGAGCAGCAGTAA